The Sphingomonas sp. LY54 genome includes a region encoding these proteins:
- a CDS encoding L,D-transpeptidase family protein produces MHSNFKSSLALLLAAGATPALAQLQQGEKPTAEQIATGEAPATPIDESEKALRALQNQAAAVQWTKSAARELLVYVERVGEEGLDPADYSDAQLRAALTGPDMALLSRVATDVFLRLSSDLALGHARGDTRVDWHMVDPDLNGNEQYAMMERAVANGTVADSLNSLLPTHPQYTELKQVLANVKDKATLDKVRVNLDRWRWLPRHLGERYLIVNVPAYTVALVEDGHVVARRRAVVGAPKTATPQLSATVTGVILNPWWEVPQSIAPEVRGKKGYVTVKSGNGVRYRQPPGPGNSLGRMKVVMPNNYAIYLHDTPSKALFKRDARAFSHGCIRTEDPLGFAEIMLNNPEWDRAKIDATVASGKTVQANAAAPMPVYITYFTAAAAKDNQGILEYKDVYGRDGKVVVALNDRNGTALASASN; encoded by the coding sequence ATGCACAGCAATTTCAAATCTTCGCTCGCCCTTCTGCTCGCTGCCGGCGCGACGCCCGCTTTGGCGCAACTCCAGCAGGGCGAGAAGCCGACCGCGGAGCAGATCGCCACCGGCGAGGCCCCGGCCACCCCGATCGATGAATCGGAAAAGGCCCTGCGCGCGCTCCAGAACCAGGCGGCCGCGGTGCAATGGACCAAGTCCGCCGCCCGCGAACTTCTCGTCTATGTCGAGCGCGTCGGCGAAGAGGGGCTGGATCCGGCCGATTATAGCGACGCCCAGCTGCGCGCGGCCCTCACCGGTCCCGACATGGCGCTCCTCAGCCGGGTCGCGACCGACGTCTTCCTGCGGCTCTCGTCCGATCTCGCGCTTGGCCACGCCCGCGGCGACACGCGGGTCGACTGGCACATGGTCGACCCCGATCTCAACGGCAACGAGCAATATGCGATGATGGAGCGTGCGGTCGCCAACGGCACCGTCGCCGATTCGCTCAATTCGCTGCTGCCGACCCATCCGCAATATACCGAGCTCAAGCAGGTGCTCGCCAACGTCAAGGACAAGGCGACGCTCGACAAGGTGCGCGTCAATCTCGACCGCTGGCGCTGGCTGCCGCGCCACCTCGGCGAGCGCTACCTGATCGTCAACGTGCCGGCTTACACCGTCGCCCTGGTCGAGGACGGCCATGTCGTCGCCCGCCGCCGCGCTGTGGTCGGCGCGCCCAAGACCGCGACGCCGCAATTGAGCGCCACCGTCACCGGCGTTATCCTCAATCCCTGGTGGGAAGTGCCGCAGAGTATCGCCCCGGAAGTCCGCGGCAAGAAGGGCTATGTCACGGTCAAGAGCGGCAACGGCGTGCGCTATCGCCAGCCGCCCGGCCCCGGCAATTCGCTCGGCCGGATGAAGGTGGTGATGCCCAACAATTACGCCATCTACCTGCACGACACGCCGTCCAAGGCCTTGTTCAAGCGCGACGCGCGCGCGTTCAGCCACGGCTGCATCCGCACCGAAGATCCGCTGGGCTTCGCCGAGATCATGCTCAACAATCCCGAATGGGATCGCGCGAAGATCGACGCGACGGTGGCCTCGGGCAAGACGGTGCAGGCCAATGCGGCCGCGCCGATGCCGGTCTACATCACCTATTTTACCGCGGCGGCAGCCAAGGATAACCAGGGCATCCTCGAATATAAGGATGTCTACGGCCGCGACGGCAAGGTCGTCGTCGCGCTCAACGACCGCAACGGCACGGCGCTGGCCTCCGCCAGCAACTGA
- a CDS encoding DUF4383 domain-containing protein: MNTRNFALVFGVVFLLIGILGFVPGLVHAHGPGHPDLAVDAFRGDLLGLFPINLLHNLVHILFGIWGLLVYKSVSGAVTYARCVAIIYALLVILGLIPGLNTLFGFVPLYGNDIWLHALLAAVAAYFGWIHRTNGAPIGRA, encoded by the coding sequence ATGAACACCCGTAACTTTGCGCTTGTTTTCGGTGTGGTTTTTCTTCTGATCGGCATCCTCGGCTTCGTGCCCGGACTTGTTCACGCCCATGGCCCTGGCCATCCCGATCTTGCCGTCGACGCGTTCCGGGGCGACCTGCTCGGCCTGTTTCCGATCAACCTGCTGCATAATCTGGTGCACATCCTGTTCGGGATCTGGGGGCTGCTCGTTTATAAGAGCGTTTCCGGCGCCGTGACTTATGCGCGGTGCGTGGCGATCATCTATGCGCTGCTCGTCATCCTCGGATTGATCCCCGGGCTGAACACCCTGTTCGGTTTCGTGCCTCTCTACGGCAACGACATCTGGCTGCATGCTTTGCTTGCCGCGGTCGCGGCCTATTTCGGCTGGATCCACCGCACTAACGGAGCGCCGATCGGCCGCGCCTGA
- a CDS encoding response regulator transcription factor, which yields MLGTTELKSRPFASGTDFLESLEELEPGCVLLDIRMPEVDGFQVMAELENKGIDWPVIIMTGHGEVSVAVRAMKMGAIDFIEKPFEEEVLLGSLERAFELLRDRGEKAERKRSARERISHLTTREREVLQGLMAGLPNKMLARHLDISLRTVEMHRANMMDRLQVGSLAEALTLAVQAELAPLEQSDT from the coding sequence ATGCTTGGCACGACCGAGTTGAAATCCCGGCCGTTCGCTAGCGGGACCGACTTTCTGGAGAGCCTCGAGGAGCTCGAGCCCGGCTGCGTGCTGCTCGACATCCGCATGCCCGAAGTCGATGGTTTCCAGGTCATGGCCGAGCTCGAGAATAAGGGCATCGACTGGCCGGTGATCATCATGACCGGCCATGGCGAGGTCTCGGTCGCCGTGCGCGCGATGAAGATGGGCGCAATCGACTTCATCGAGAAGCCGTTCGAGGAAGAAGTGCTGCTCGGCAGCCTCGAGCGCGCCTTTGAATTGCTGCGCGATCGCGGCGAGAAGGCCGAACGTAAGCGCAGCGCGCGCGAGCGCATCAGCCATCTCACCACCCGCGAACGCGAAGTGCTTCAGGGCCTGATGGCCGGCCTCCCCAATAAGATGCTCGCCCGCCACCTCGACATCAGCCTGCGCACGGTTGAGATGCACCGCGCCAATATGATGGACAGGCTTCAGGTCGGCAGCCTTGCCGAGGCGTTGACGTTGGCGGTGCAGGCTGAGCTCGCACCGCTCGAACAGAGCGACACCTGA
- a CDS encoding murein L,D-transpeptidase catalytic domain family protein — protein MAATVAPFEPQIDPKLKARALLALEAKRASIRNADVIGITDFSRPSREARFYLVDVRSGRVTNHLVAHGRGSDPSHLGWLQSFSNEYGSEATSRGSYVTSEYYTGKYGYSLRLKGLDHSNNNAEARAIVVHSAWYAEPKVVQEYGKLGRSEGCFALSAASHAEVLARLGPGRLLYADRV, from the coding sequence GTGGCAGCGACGGTGGCGCCGTTCGAGCCGCAGATCGATCCCAAGCTCAAGGCCCGCGCGCTGCTCGCGCTCGAAGCCAAAAGAGCGAGCATCCGCAACGCCGACGTGATCGGGATCACCGATTTCTCGCGTCCGTCGCGCGAGGCCCGCTTCTACCTGGTCGACGTGCGCAGCGGCCGCGTCACCAACCATCTCGTCGCCCATGGCCGCGGCTCGGACCCGAGCCATCTCGGCTGGCTGCAGAGCTTCTCGAACGAATATGGCTCGGAGGCGACGTCGCGCGGCTCCTACGTCACCAGCGAATATTATACCGGCAAATACGGCTATTCGCTGCGCCTCAAGGGCCTCGACCACAGCAACAACAATGCCGAGGCGCGCGCCATCGTGGTCCACAGCGCCTGGTATGCCGAGCCCAAGGTCGTCCAGGAATATGGCAAGCTTGGCCGCAGCGAGGGCTGCTTCGCTTTGTCCGCGGCGAGCCATGCCGAAGTGCTCGCGCGCCTCGGCCCCGGCCGCCTGCTCTACGCCGACCGGGTCTGA
- the ligD gene encoding non-homologous end-joining DNA ligase produces MSERIVEGVRLSNPDKILYPDQGITKGELADYYCAVADRMLPHVARRPVTMVRCPTGQEKKCFYQRHAGSGVPEQLREVKVPGFDEPYLYLEDVAGLIAMVQMGVLEIHPWGVTVERPDRPDRVIFDLDPAEGLDFGDVVRAALEVRDRLDGLGLESFVKTTGGKGLHVVVPIDPVADWKSVKGFAKSLSERMAADAPDRYLTKISKAERVGRIFIDYLRNDPTSTAVAPYSTRSRPGAPVALPLEWDELDDSLAPAEFTIRTVPKRVAGSKDPWAAMDRVKQKLPEAG; encoded by the coding sequence ATGAGCGAACGCATCGTCGAAGGGGTGCGTCTCAGCAATCCCGACAAGATCCTCTATCCCGATCAGGGCATCACCAAAGGCGAACTCGCCGATTATTATTGCGCAGTGGCCGACAGGATGCTGCCGCATGTCGCGCGCCGCCCGGTGACGATGGTGCGCTGTCCCACCGGCCAGGAGAAGAAATGCTTCTACCAGCGCCACGCCGGCTCGGGCGTCCCCGAGCAGCTGCGCGAAGTAAAGGTCCCGGGCTTTGACGAGCCCTATCTCTATCTCGAGGACGTCGCGGGTCTGATCGCGATGGTGCAGATGGGCGTGCTGGAGATCCATCCCTGGGGCGTGACCGTGGAGCGGCCCGACCGGCCGGACCGGGTCATCTTCGATCTCGATCCGGCCGAGGGCCTCGACTTCGGCGATGTCGTGCGGGCGGCCCTCGAAGTCCGCGACCGGCTGGACGGGCTGGGCCTCGAAAGCTTCGTCAAGACGACGGGCGGGAAGGGGCTGCACGTCGTCGTGCCGATCGACCCCGTCGCCGACTGGAAGAGCGTGAAGGGCTTCGCCAAAAGCCTGTCCGAGCGCATGGCCGCCGACGCGCCGGACCGATATTTGACCAAGATTTCGAAGGCCGAGCGGGTCGGCCGCATCTTCATCGATTATCTGCGCAACGATCCCACGTCGACGGCGGTCGCGCCTTATTCGACGCGCTCGCGCCCCGGCGCGCCGGTCGCGCTTCCGCTCGAATGGGACGAACTGGACGACTCGCTGGCGCCGGCGGAGTTCACGATCCGCACTGTCCCGAAGCGGGTCGCGGGCAGCAAGGACCCTTGGGCCGCGATGGATCGCGTGAAGCAAAAGCTGCCGGAGGCCGGCTGA
- a CDS encoding PAS domain-containing sensor histidine kinase, translating into MSDRPQSERIGYRVAVLAADEDCESIRAIVCERDCECLFVSPEQLLRGIAEARFEAAVLTGVALLALDLAALVRVLADQPSWLDFPFVLIASREKVDQVAEALDRLGHVAIVERPVHAPILRNEVRKALRLRDRQKQAGAYLEQKEASEAALSEANALLEARVEERTRALQEAVERLRQSEELYRYTLELSQQIVWTADAEGAILTVSPRFYELTKLDPTQPAREAIHPDDVDRVLAEWNAARADLRRHQVAMRLRMDDGSYRRFLARAAPRTDEKGRIVGWYGTMEDVHDQWIADQHRAAIAERYRMAALAADDAIWDHDLIGNSIWWTDAASGFLGLPGGEGNTPSEYWEQHLHPDDRARVVHVMWDAINAGRNRWSSGYRFLAGNGEYVDVFDRGFVIRDDEGHPIRAVGAMADITDRRHAEAELRKLQAELIHVSRLSAMGAMASTLAHEINQPLTAITGYLRGSQRLLADQPDAEEVVGALEAAEASALRAGHIVRRLRELVARGNVAVRTEDVARMIEEAAVLAFIDEQVLGVAHQIHVDPDARWVEADSIQIQQVLINLVRNAIEAMKDLPRREVTIATRAVGGGLVEVSVADTGTGLSEEVADALFSPFRTTKSEGMGIGLSISRTIIEAHGGKIWAENRPEGGAVFRFTLPGGHVPAEPSAGGDASKTPL; encoded by the coding sequence ATGAGCGACCGTCCCCAATCTGAACGCATTGGATATCGGGTCGCGGTTCTGGCCGCGGACGAGGACTGCGAGTCGATCCGGGCTATCGTCTGCGAGCGGGATTGCGAATGCCTGTTCGTTTCGCCCGAGCAGTTGCTGAGGGGCATCGCCGAAGCCCGCTTCGAGGCCGCCGTGCTGACCGGCGTGGCGCTGCTCGCGCTCGATCTGGCCGCGCTGGTGCGCGTACTCGCGGACCAGCCTTCATGGTTGGATTTCCCATTCGTCCTGATCGCCTCGCGCGAGAAAGTGGATCAGGTCGCCGAAGCGCTCGATCGGCTCGGCCACGTCGCGATCGTGGAGCGGCCGGTCCATGCCCCGATATTGCGGAACGAGGTGCGCAAGGCGCTGCGGCTGCGCGACCGCCAGAAGCAGGCTGGCGCCTATCTCGAACAGAAGGAAGCGAGCGAGGCGGCCTTGTCTGAGGCAAACGCCTTGCTCGAGGCGCGGGTCGAGGAACGCACCCGCGCGCTGCAGGAGGCTGTCGAACGCCTGCGCCAGAGCGAGGAGCTTTATCGCTACACGCTCGAACTCAGCCAGCAGATCGTCTGGACCGCTGATGCGGAGGGCGCGATCCTGACCGTCAGCCCCCGCTTCTACGAGTTGACGAAGCTCGATCCGACGCAGCCGGCCCGCGAAGCCATTCACCCCGACGATGTCGACCGGGTCCTGGCGGAATGGAACGCTGCCCGCGCCGATTTGAGGCGGCACCAGGTGGCGATGCGCCTGCGCATGGACGACGGCAGCTATCGGCGCTTCCTTGCCCGGGCGGCGCCTCGCACCGACGAGAAAGGACGCATCGTCGGCTGGTACGGCACGATGGAGGACGTCCACGATCAATGGATCGCGGACCAGCATCGCGCCGCGATCGCGGAGCGCTACCGGATGGCCGCGCTCGCCGCCGACGATGCGATCTGGGACCATGATCTGATCGGCAATTCGATCTGGTGGACGGATGCCGCCTCGGGCTTTCTCGGCCTTCCGGGGGGCGAGGGGAACACCCCTTCCGAATATTGGGAGCAGCACCTCCATCCCGACGATCGCGCCCGCGTGGTGCACGTCATGTGGGACGCGATCAATGCGGGGCGGAACCGTTGGTCCTCGGGCTATCGTTTCCTCGCCGGCAACGGCGAATATGTCGACGTGTTTGACCGCGGGTTCGTGATCCGGGACGATGAAGGCCATCCGATCCGGGCGGTCGGGGCGATGGCCGACATCACCGACCGCCGCCACGCCGAGGCGGAGCTGCGCAAGCTCCAGGCGGAATTGATTCATGTCTCGCGGCTGAGCGCGATGGGCGCGATGGCCTCGACGCTCGCCCATGAGATCAACCAGCCGCTTACGGCGATCACCGGCTATCTGCGCGGCAGCCAGCGGCTGCTGGCCGACCAGCCGGATGCGGAGGAGGTGGTCGGCGCGCTCGAAGCTGCGGAGGCGAGCGCTCTTCGTGCCGGCCATATCGTGCGTCGGTTGCGCGAGCTGGTTGCGCGGGGCAACGTCGCGGTGCGGACCGAGGATGTGGCGCGGATGATCGAGGAGGCGGCCGTCCTCGCCTTTATCGACGAGCAGGTGCTGGGCGTCGCGCACCAGATCCACGTCGATCCCGACGCGCGCTGGGTGGAAGCGGATTCGATCCAGATCCAGCAGGTGCTGATCAATCTCGTGCGCAACGCCATCGAGGCGATGAAGGATCTGCCGCGGCGCGAAGTGACGATCGCCACGCGCGCCGTCGGCGGCGGCCTGGTCGAGGTCAGCGTCGCCGACACTGGCACCGGCCTGTCGGAAGAAGTGGCCGACGCGCTCTTCTCGCCGTTCCGGACGACCAAGAGCGAAGGCATGGGGATCGGGCTCTCGATCAGCCGCACGATCATCGAGGCGCATGGCGGCAAGATCTGGGCCGAGAACCGGCCGGAGGGGGGCGCGGTCTTCCGCTTCACGCTGCCCGGCGGGCATGTCCCGGCGGAGCCGAGCGCGGGCGGGGACGCTTCCAAGACCCCATTATAA
- a CDS encoding RidA family protein, whose product MTITRFDQGPRMSQAVIHGDTIYLAGQVGAPGESVTAQTQAVLAEIEDILAQVGSDKNHLLHATIWLADMADFAEMNAVWDAWIAGSPAPARATGEAKLATPDYKVEIIVTAAKAR is encoded by the coding sequence ATGACGATCACCCGCTTCGACCAGGGGCCGCGCATGAGCCAGGCCGTCATCCATGGCGATACTATCTACCTTGCCGGCCAGGTCGGCGCGCCCGGCGAGAGCGTCACCGCCCAGACCCAGGCGGTGCTGGCCGAGATCGAGGACATTCTCGCTCAGGTCGGCAGCGACAAGAACCACCTGCTCCACGCCACGATCTGGCTCGCCGACATGGCCGACTTCGCCGAGATGAACGCGGTGTGGGACGCTTGGATCGCCGGCTCTCCGGCGCCCGCGCGCGCGACGGGCGAGGCCAAGCTGGCCACGCCTGATTACAAGGTCGAGATCATCGTCACCGCCGCCAAAGCGCGCTGA
- a CDS encoding aldehyde dehydrogenase family protein, translating to MNRSGFDSRDEMRTLWQRLGLPPVQGGDLESRSPIDGAVIGSVVTQDAAAVAAAVRRAHGAFLHWRSVPAPRRGELVRLFGEVLRAEKEALGRLVSLEAGKILQEGLGEVQEMIDICDFAVGLSRQLYGLTIATERPGHRMMETWHPLGVIGVISAFNFPVAVWAWNACLAFVCGDAVVWKPSEKTPLAAAAVQALFERAMERFGDAPAHLSQVVQGGRETGEALVDDPRVALVSATGSTRMGRAVAPRVAARFGRTLLELGGNNGMVVAPSADLALAERGITFAAVGTAGQRCTTLRRLFVHEQIYDALVPRLKHVWAQVPVGNPLEEGALVGPLIDAAAFEAMQVALAEARAQGGQIEGGQRLLEKQGPEAFYVRPAIVEMPGQTEITLTETFAPILYVMRYAALDEAIAAHNAAPQGLASSIFTNDIREAETFLSAAGSDCGIVNVNIGPSGAEIGGAFGGEKETGGGRESGSDAWRAYMRRATNTINYSRELPLAQGISFALPEGSSHQ from the coding sequence ATGAACCGCTCCGGCTTCGACTCCCGCGACGAGATGCGCACGCTGTGGCAACGGCTCGGCCTGCCGCCGGTGCAGGGGGGCGACCTGGAGTCGCGCTCGCCGATCGACGGCGCCGTGATCGGCAGCGTCGTCACGCAGGACGCCGCGGCGGTCGCAGCCGCGGTCCGGCGCGCGCACGGCGCCTTCCTCCATTGGCGGTCGGTGCCGGCGCCGCGTCGGGGCGAACTGGTCCGCCTGTTCGGCGAGGTCCTGCGCGCGGAGAAGGAGGCGCTCGGCCGGCTCGTCAGCCTGGAGGCCGGCAAGATCCTCCAGGAGGGCCTCGGCGAGGTCCAGGAGATGATCGACATTTGCGACTTCGCGGTCGGCCTGTCGCGCCAGCTTTACGGCCTCACCATCGCCACCGAGCGGCCCGGCCACCGGATGATGGAGACCTGGCATCCGCTCGGCGTGATCGGCGTGATTTCGGCGTTCAATTTTCCCGTGGCGGTATGGGCGTGGAACGCCTGCCTCGCCTTCGTCTGCGGCGATGCGGTCGTGTGGAAGCCGTCGGAAAAGACGCCGCTCGCCGCAGCGGCGGTGCAGGCTCTGTTCGAGCGGGCGATGGAGCGGTTCGGAGACGCTCCGGCCCACCTCAGCCAGGTGGTTCAGGGCGGTCGCGAGACCGGCGAAGCCTTGGTCGATGATCCCCGCGTCGCGCTCGTCTCGGCGACAGGCTCGACGCGCATGGGCCGGGCGGTGGCGCCGCGCGTTGCCGCCCGCTTCGGTCGCACCCTGCTCGAGCTTGGCGGCAATAACGGCATGGTGGTCGCGCCCTCCGCGGACCTTGCTTTGGCCGAGCGGGGGATCACGTTCGCGGCGGTCGGGACGGCGGGGCAGCGCTGCACGACGCTGCGCCGCCTGTTCGTCCATGAGCAAATATACGACGCACTGGTGCCGCGGCTGAAGCATGTGTGGGCGCAGGTTCCGGTCGGCAATCCGTTGGAGGAGGGGGCCCTGGTCGGGCCGTTGATCGACGCTGCCGCGTTTGAGGCGATGCAGGTGGCGCTCGCCGAGGCGCGCGCGCAGGGCGGCCAGATCGAGGGCGGCCAGCGGCTGCTCGAGAAGCAAGGACCGGAGGCGTTCTACGTCCGCCCCGCGATCGTCGAAATGCCCGGCCAGACCGAAATCACGCTGACCGAGACGTTCGCGCCGATCCTTTACGTCATGCGCTATGCGGCACTCGACGAAGCGATCGCGGCGCACAATGCGGCCCCGCAGGGCCTCGCTTCGTCGATCTTCACCAACGACATTCGCGAGGCCGAGACCTTCCTGTCCGCCGCCGGCTCGGATTGCGGCATCGTCAACGTCAATATCGGTCCATCGGGCGCAGAGATCGGCGGCGCGTTCGGCGGCGAGAAGGAGACGGGCGGCGGCCGCGAGAGCGGCTCGGACGCCTGGCGCGCCTACATGCGCCGCGCCACCAACACGATCAATTACAGTCGGGAGCTGCCGCTGGCGCAGGGCATCAGTTTCGCGCTCCCCGAAGGTTCGTCACACCAGTAG
- a CDS encoding DUF72 domain-containing protein has translation MAKDRRIRVGIGGWDFDPWRGTFYPEKLPKTRQLEFASRALTAIEINATYYKLQNKDLFARWAQTVPDGFQFAVKASRFCTNRKRLGEGGEAIAKFCAQGLTELGDKLGPILWQFMGTKQFDPEDFQAFLDLLPPEQDGVKLRHAVEPRHESFRDARFVEMARRAGVAIVFADADNYPCIADISGDFVYARLQRSREEEPAGYSEAELDRWAEVAQGWARGESRPGFPYAAEAPAPAVPRDTYIFVISGAKVRAPAAAQALIARVED, from the coding sequence ATGGCGAAGGACAGGCGAATCCGGGTCGGCATAGGCGGCTGGGATTTCGATCCCTGGCGCGGCACTTTCTACCCCGAAAAGCTGCCCAAGACGCGGCAGCTCGAATTTGCCTCGCGCGCGCTGACCGCGATCGAGATCAACGCGACCTATTACAAGCTGCAGAACAAGGATCTGTTCGCGCGCTGGGCGCAGACCGTGCCGGACGGCTTCCAGTTCGCGGTCAAGGCCTCGCGTTTCTGCACCAATCGCAAGCGGCTGGGCGAGGGTGGCGAGGCGATCGCCAAATTCTGCGCGCAGGGCCTCACCGAGCTCGGCGACAAGCTCGGCCCGATCCTCTGGCAGTTCATGGGTACGAAGCAGTTCGACCCCGAGGATTTTCAGGCGTTTCTTGATCTGCTGCCGCCTGAGCAGGACGGGGTGAAGCTCCGCCACGCGGTCGAGCCTCGGCACGAGAGCTTCCGCGATGCGCGCTTCGTCGAGATGGCGCGCAGGGCCGGGGTCGCCATCGTCTTCGCCGATGCCGACAATTATCCGTGCATCGCCGATATCTCCGGCGACTTCGTCTATGCGCGGCTGCAGCGGTCGCGCGAGGAGGAGCCCGCCGGCTATTCCGAGGCGGAACTCGACCGCTGGGCGGAGGTCGCGCAGGGCTGGGCGCGCGGCGAAAGCCGGCCCGGCTTTCCCTATGCCGCCGAGGCCCCGGCGCCGGCCGTGCCGCGCGACACCTACATCTTCGTGATCAGCGGCGCCAAGGTCCGTGCTCCGGCCGCCGCACAAGCTCTGATCGCCCGCGTGGAGGACTGA
- the msrA gene encoding peptide-methionine (S)-S-oxide reductase MsrA encodes MAEQQATLAGGCFWCTEAIFDDVIGVSSVESGYIGGTVPNPTYKQVCGGDTGHAEAVRITFDPEIIAYDDVLDIYFATHDPTQLNRQGNDIGTQYRSAIFPHDAEQEAAARSALERAQQDWDQPLVTRIEPLSDWWPAEDYHQEYFEREGANNSYCVAVVAPKLQKFRKSFAARLKRQEAAQ; translated from the coding sequence ATGGCCGAACAGCAGGCGACTTTGGCGGGCGGGTGCTTCTGGTGCACCGAAGCGATCTTCGACGACGTGATCGGCGTTTCCAGCGTCGAGAGCGGCTATATCGGCGGCACCGTCCCGAACCCGACCTACAAGCAGGTCTGCGGCGGCGACACCGGCCATGCCGAGGCGGTGCGGATCACCTTCGATCCGGAGATCATCGCTTATGACGACGTCCTCGACATCTATTTCGCGACCCACGATCCGACCCAGCTCAATCGCCAGGGCAACGACATCGGCACCCAATATCGCTCGGCGATCTTCCCCCACGATGCGGAGCAGGAGGCCGCCGCCCGGTCAGCGCTCGAGCGCGCCCAGCAGGATTGGGACCAGCCGCTCGTCACGCGGATCGAGCCGCTTTCCGACTGGTGGCCGGCCGAGGATTACCACCAGGAATATTTCGAGCGCGAGGGCGCCAACAACAGCTATTGCGTGGCCGTGGTCGCGCCCAAGCTCCAGAAGTTCCGCAAGAGCTTCGCGGCGCGGCTGAAGCGGCAGGAAGCCGCCCAGTAA
- a CDS encoding response regulator — protein sequence MTPSDDHTNPPHSDGAKRAAGAPVPPSAIRVMIVDDEEMMRALVRRTLEKMGFTQIYAARDGAEALPLAQSQRPDLIIADYDMPKMHGLQFLKAVRQDSALDKTGFIMLSGAANEAVVEKADELGVNSFILKPFFPEDLKRRIEALFLELTGSAIDWTAAA from the coding sequence ATGACCCCATCCGACGATCATACAAACCCGCCGCATTCCGACGGCGCGAAGCGCGCCGCCGGCGCGCCCGTGCCGCCGTCCGCGATCCGCGTGATGATCGTCGACGACGAGGAGATGATGCGCGCGTTGGTGCGCCGCACCCTCGAGAAGATGGGCTTCACCCAGATCTATGCGGCGCGGGACGGGGCCGAGGCGCTGCCGCTCGCGCAGTCGCAGCGGCCCGATCTGATCATCGCCGATTACGACATGCCGAAGATGCACGGCCTGCAGTTCCTGAAGGCGGTCCGCCAGGACTCCGCGCTCGACAAGACCGGCTTCATCATGCTGAGCGGCGCCGCCAACGAGGCGGTCGTTGAGAAAGCCGACGAGCTCGGCGTCAACAGCTTCATATTGAAGCCGTTCTTCCCCGAGGACCTGAAGCGCCGCATCGAGGCGCTGTTCCTCGAGCTTACCGGATCGGCGATCGACTGGACGGCCGCGGCCTGA
- a CDS encoding ATP-dependent DNA ligase translates to MAAFDTIPVTPGLPPMEAKLVDALPDGGGWQFEPKWDGFRCLVFRDGAAVELQSKAGKPLGRYFPEIVAAMAGLRADRFVLDGELIIPIGGILSFEALQMRLHPAESRIRKLAGETPAQLMLFDCLAIGDESLVDRPLAERREALERFHRAEKEPALQLSPFTLDKAAAQAWLDAAGGALDGVVAKRHEGQYEAGERAMLKIKQMRTADCVVGGFRYATGKAEVGSLLLGLYNDEGKLDHVGFTSGIPAAQRPALTKQLEALVEAPGFTGNAPGGPSRWSTDRSADWQPLRPELVAEVRYDHVTGDRFRHGTKFLRWRPDKAPTQCGMDQLEHEARPAELIAELEGAT, encoded by the coding sequence ATGGCCGCGTTCGACACGATCCCGGTAACGCCCGGACTGCCGCCGATGGAGGCGAAGCTCGTCGATGCCCTGCCCGACGGCGGCGGCTGGCAGTTCGAGCCCAAATGGGATGGTTTTCGCTGCCTCGTCTTCCGCGACGGCGCCGCCGTCGAGCTGCAGTCGAAGGCCGGAAAGCCGCTCGGCCGCTACTTCCCCGAAATCGTGGCGGCAATGGCCGGCCTGCGCGCCGACCGCTTCGTGCTGGACGGCGAGCTCATCATCCCGATCGGCGGCATCCTCTCGTTCGAAGCGCTGCAGATGCGCCTCCACCCGGCCGAGAGCCGGATTCGCAAGCTCGCCGGCGAGACCCCGGCGCAGCTGATGCTGTTCGATTGCCTCGCGATCGGCGACGAGAGTCTGGTCGATCGTCCGCTCGCGGAGCGGCGCGAGGCGCTCGAGCGCTTCCATCGCGCGGAGAAGGAGCCGGCGCTGCAGCTTTCGCCCTTCACCCTGGACAAAGCGGCGGCGCAGGCCTGGCTCGATGCCGCCGGCGGCGCGCTGGACGGTGTCGTCGCCAAGCGGCACGAAGGGCAGTACGAGGCGGGCGAGCGGGCGATGCTGAAGATCAAGCAGATGCGCACGGCCGACTGCGTCGTCGGCGGCTTCCGCTACGCCACCGGCAAGGCCGAGGTCGGCTCGCTCCTGCTCGGCCTCTACAATGACGAGGGAAAGCTCGACCATGTCGGCTTCACCTCCGGCATTCCCGCCGCGCAGCGGCCCGCCTTGACGAAGCAACTCGAGGCTTTGGTCGAAGCGCCCGGCTTCACCGGCAATGCCCCCGGCGGCCCGAGCCGCTGGAGCACGGACCGTTCGGCCGACTGGCAGCCGCTGCGCCCGGAACTGGTCGCCGAGGTACGCTACGATCACGTCACCGGCGACCGCTTCCGCCACGGCACCAAATTCCTGCGCTGGCGGCCCGACAAGGCGCCCACCCAATGCGGGATGGACCAGCTCGAGCATGAGGCGCGTCCGGCCGAGCTGATCGCCGAACTGGAGGGCGCGACATGA